In a single window of the Helicobacter felis ATCC 49179 genome:
- the glmU gene encoding bifunctional UDP-N-acetylglucosamine diphosphorylase/glucosamine-1-phosphate N-acetyltransferase GlmU — MALSIVILAAGKGTRMRSNVPKVLHKICGREMLFWVLDAALDLSDDVHVILQHQHALITEKIQHAFNHTNISLHLQDLRFPGTGGALMDTHKNPISTKYEQVLVLNADMPLITQESLKPFLEIKNTNALGVFHLDQPAGYGRVVLEDGRAVAIVEEKDADTQTLSVPTLNAGVYLFRQEFLRAFLPQLDNHNAQQEYYLTQLVGLGGGDFTPIFVNPAYFMGVNSQSQRAQAEEAMLHRLREGAMEAGVCMQLPHTIYLEKGVSFEGACVLEQGVRLVGKCHLKNAHIKAHSVIENSVIENSTIGPLAHTRPGSEIINSHVGNFVETKQAKLNGVKAGHLSYLGDCSIDRGSNVGAGVITCNYDGKAKHKTIIGQNVFIGSDTQLIAPLNIPSNVLIGAGSTITTNMQEGDLVLSRTPQTNKAQGYFKFFKL; from the coding sequence ATGGCTCTCTCTATTGTGATTTTAGCTGCAGGCAAGGGCACGCGCATGCGCTCTAATGTGCCCAAAGTCTTGCATAAAATTTGCGGGCGTGAAATGCTCTTTTGGGTGCTCGATGCCGCTCTAGATTTGAGCGATGATGTGCATGTCATCTTGCAACACCAACACGCTCTCATTACAGAAAAGATTCAACACGCCTTTAACCACACAAATATTTCTTTGCATTTGCAAGATTTGCGCTTTCCGGGCACGGGGGGAGCTTTAATGGATACACATAAAAACCCCATCTCCACCAAATACGAACAGGTGCTTGTATTGAATGCGGATATGCCCTTGATCACCCAAGAATCCCTAAAACCCTTTTTAGAGATTAAAAACACCAATGCATTGGGGGTTTTTCATCTAGATCAGCCTGCAGGTTATGGGCGTGTGGTGCTAGAAGATGGGCGCGCAGTAGCCATTGTAGAAGAGAAGGATGCGGATACGCAAACCTTGAGTGTCCCTACCTTAAATGCAGGTGTTTATCTTTTTAGGCAAGAGTTTTTGCGCGCGTTTTTGCCCCAACTAGACAACCATAACGCACAGCAAGAATATTATTTAACGCAGCTGGTAGGTTTGGGGGGGGGAGATTTTACACCCATCTTTGTCAATCCTGCGTATTTTATGGGAGTGAACTCTCAGAGCCAGCGCGCACAGGCTGAAGAGGCGATGCTTCATCGCCTAAGAGAGGGTGCAATGGAGGCGGGGGTGTGCATGCAACTCCCCCACACCATTTATTTAGAAAAGGGGGTTAGTTTTGAGGGGGCTTGTGTGTTAGAGCAGGGGGTGCGGCTTGTGGGAAAATGCCATTTGAAAAATGCCCACATCAAGGCGCATAGCGTGATTGAAAATAGCGTGATTGAAAATAGCACCATAGGACCTCTAGCCCACACACGCCCGGGCTCTGAGATTATCAATAGCCATGTGGGTAATTTTGTGGAGACCAAACAAGCCAAATTGAACGGTGTCAAAGCCGGGCACTTGAGCTATTTGGGAGATTGTAGTATTGATCGGGGGAGCAATGTAGGCGCGGGCGTGATCACTTGCAATTATGATGGCAAGGCCAAACACAAAACCATTATTGGGCAGAATGTTTTTATTGGAAGCGATACCCAGCTCATCGCTCCTTTAAATATCCCCTCTAATGTCTTAATAGGGGCTGGGAGCACTATCACGACTAATATGCAAGAGGGCGATCTAGTTTTGAGCCGCACACCTCAAACTAACAAAGCGCAGGGGTAT
- the fliP gene encoding flagellar type III secretion system pore protein FliP (The bacterial flagellar biogenesis protein FliP forms a type III secretion system (T3SS)-type pore required for flagellar assembly.), with translation MLLRLVLGLLILALGLGGVEFPKDPVIPTIDLSLSAPHTPTQLVTTLNVVLVLTLLVLAPSLVLTMTSFIRLIVVFSFLRTALGTQQTPPTQILVSLALILTFFIMEPTAKKSYKIAIKPYLAEKISYTQAFERGVVPFKEFMLKNTREKDLALFFRIRNLENPKDVNSVPLSVLVPAFMISELKTAFQIGFLLYLPFLVIDMVVSSILMAMGMMMLPPVMISLPFKILVFILVDGFNLLIENLVASFKHIS, from the coding sequence TTGTTATTAAGATTAGTGTTAGGGCTTTTAATTTTAGCTCTAGGACTTGGAGGGGTAGAATTCCCCAAAGACCCAGTGATTCCTACGATTGATTTATCTTTGAGCGCGCCGCACACACCCACACAATTAGTTACTACTCTAAATGTTGTCTTAGTGCTCACGCTCTTAGTCTTAGCACCCTCTTTGGTGCTAACAATGACAAGTTTCATCCGCCTGATTGTGGTCTTTTCTTTCTTGCGCACCGCCTTGGGCACGCAACAAACCCCGCCTACACAAATTCTAGTTTCTTTAGCCTTGATCCTTACTTTTTTCATTATGGAGCCCACTGCTAAGAAAAGTTACAAGATCGCCATTAAGCCCTATTTGGCCGAAAAAATTTCCTACACGCAAGCTTTTGAGAGGGGGGTAGTGCCTTTTAAGGAGTTTATGCTCAAAAACACGCGCGAAAAAGATTTGGCCCTCTTTTTTAGAATCCGTAACTTAGAAAATCCTAAAGATGTTAATAGCGTGCCCTTGAGTGTCTTAGTGCCCGCTTTTATGATCAGTGAGCTCAAAACCGCTTTTCAGATCGGATTTTTACTCTATCTGCCTTTTTTGGTGATTGATATGGTGGTCAGTTCCATTTTAATGGCAATGGGGATGATGATGCTCCCCCCTGTGATGATCTCCTTGCCCTTTAAAATTCTAGTTTTTATCTTGGTAGATGGCTTCAATCTTTTGATCGAAAACTTGGTAGCTAGTTTCAAGCATATCAGCTAA
- a CDS encoding DUF4149 domain-containing protein, with protein MGVGVVFFAGAGVAPIIFKSGLLSQGDAGVLMGRIFVRANAFLNALGVLLGLDSLYLLLKRSRQSLLALSGLLSTALIALFSFYYTPHILHAQAIGATTTQAFAQMHAQSEILFKVLLVLLCANFIGHVWRP; from the coding sequence ATGGGTGTTGGGGTGGTGTTCTTTGCTGGGGCAGGGGTTGCTCCCATTATTTTTAAATCCGGTCTGCTCTCACAGGGGGATGCAGGGGTGCTCATGGGGCGTATTTTTGTGCGCGCTAACGCATTTTTGAACGCCTTAGGCGTGTTACTAGGCCTAGATAGCTTGTATCTTTTGCTCAAACGATCTAGACAGTCTTTGCTTGCACTCTCGGGTTTACTAAGCACAGCTTTGATCGCGCTATTTAGTTTCTATTACACCCCGCATATTTTGCACGCTCAAGCCATAGGCGCAACCACGACACAGGCCTTTGCCCAGATGCACGCACAAAGCGAGATTCTTTTTAAAGTTCTGCTTGTTCTGCTCTGCGCCAACTTTATAGGGCATGTATGGCGGCCTTAG
- a CDS encoding outer membrane protein encodes MRTLKTLSLLGALVGGLQAEKSAFFVGAMYEMGGTSFRAKVLGQSKTGAIIPKNAITQGVGVHVGYNQLFGQKGWIGLRYYGFYNWGITDFGKIVYNNDVAFTNNSFNLSAYGVGLDLLINLINADEFSLGVFGGIAVGANTWWTVKGGSNPQTKFQWLFNGGVRAVLTKYHGIEVGFKVPMLNANYTEYFNGAEVNESVIRLKRDWAFTVAYYLLF; translated from the coding sequence ATGCGCACCTTAAAAACTTTAAGTCTTTTAGGGGCTTTAGTGGGGGGGTTGCAAGCAGAAAAGAGCGCGTTCTTTGTAGGAGCTATGTATGAAATGGGAGGGACCTCCTTTAGAGCGAAAGTATTAGGGCAGAGCAAGACAGGTGCTATCATACCTAAGAATGCTATCACACAAGGAGTTGGGGTGCATGTGGGCTACAACCAACTTTTTGGACAAAAGGGTTGGATAGGCTTGCGCTATTATGGCTTTTACAATTGGGGGATCACTGATTTTGGCAAAATTGTTTACAATAATGATGTGGCGTTCACTAATAATAGCTTCAATCTCTCGGCTTATGGGGTGGGCTTGGACTTGCTCATCAATCTGATCAATGCGGATGAATTTAGTCTGGGTGTTTTTGGAGGAATAGCAGTGGGAGCTAATACTTGGTGGACAGTCAAGGGTGGTAGTAATCCCCAAACAAAATTCCAATGGCTGTTTAATGGTGGGGTGCGCGCCGTCTTAACAAAATATCATGGGATTGAAGTAGGTTTCAAAGTCCCTATGTTGAACGCAAACTATACAGAATATTTCAACGGCGCAGAGGTTAATGAGAGTGTGATTCGCCTTAAACGCGATTGGGCGTTCACAGTAGCCTATTACCTTTTATTCTAA
- a CDS encoding flagellar hook-basal body protein: protein MTNGYYDATGGMVTEFNRLDQISNNLANLNTNGFKRDDVVVGDFLHLYQNYRDQLPLQDQTKQAAKYLNRNLNRVPIISERYTDYSLGAVQKTDGDLDFALSDPNAYFAVQTPQGIAFTRDGSFTIDSQGFLSTKEGYHVLSREGLESGGGIQMLPGARVSVGNSGAVFFHDGNEEVPGGNIAVVGFQSQKLLKKIGNNLYTYPQERMAERVELNAPIVHQGFLEKSNVNAVREMTRLIEANRLVDMYSKVLRTHMDDMHAEAISKLATRA, encoded by the coding sequence ATGACAAATGGATATTATGACGCTACTGGGGGGATGGTTACAGAGTTTAACCGCTTGGATCAAATTTCAAACAACTTGGCCAACCTTAACACCAATGGATTTAAACGCGATGATGTTGTGGTGGGAGATTTTTTACACCTCTATCAAAACTACCGCGATCAACTGCCCCTACAGGATCAAACAAAACAGGCGGCAAAGTACTTAAACAGGAATCTTAATCGTGTGCCTATCATTAGCGAACGCTATACAGATTACAGCCTAGGGGCTGTGCAAAAAACAGATGGTGATTTGGATTTTGCTCTAAGCGATCCCAATGCCTATTTTGCCGTGCAAACTCCTCAGGGCATCGCTTTTACCCGTGATGGGAGCTTTACCATCGATTCGCAAGGGTTTTTAAGTACTAAAGAGGGTTACCATGTCTTGAGTCGCGAGGGGCTTGAGAGCGGGGGAGGGATTCAGATGTTACCCGGGGCGCGTGTGAGTGTGGGCAATAGTGGGGCAGTCTTTTTTCATGATGGTAATGAAGAGGTGCCCGGGGGCAATATCGCTGTGGTAGGGTTTCAGAGCCAAAAACTACTAAAAAAAATTGGGAATAATTTATACACCTACCCTCAAGAGAGAATGGCTGAAAGAGTGGAATTGAACGCGCCCATCGTGCATCAAGGATTTTTAGAAAAGAGCAATGTTAACGCCGTGCGCGAAATGACTCGCCTTATTGAGGCTAATCGTTTGGTAGACATGTATTCTAAAGTTTTACGCACTCATATGGATGACATGCACGCAGAGGCGATCAGTAAATTAGCCACGCGGGCTTAA